GGGAGCCCAACAGGTGACACTCTAAGTTAGAATCAGCCAAGAGTTTTCATTTtgatcaggtaaaaacaaacttacCTGAAGGCTTAATATCACATAAACAACATTATTATTCCATTGAGTTTTCAGAGGGACATGTAACAGTTGTGAAATGtgcaaacagatgtttttattaacagaTTATATGTAACAACAGCAGCAATAAGCCTCCTTGCTGTAACGTGTGCAGCACATGAAGTTTGATAATAAACTGAGGTTGAAGAGTTGATCCTGACTGGaagtttgacagaaatgttaaagcctCCATTAATAATGAATACTGATGATTACCAGTTTCTTTTACCAAATGCAATTGTTAATACTGGTccggtttttatttgtttttgtggtaaAAACAGTTAATCCGATGGTTCCCATCCCAAAGGAATGATGGCAACATCACTTACGATTAAACTATcagattattgtattttttttgtttgttttgcatcctcatatttatttgctatttttacatAGAAgatattattttgaaattgttcacTTGTCGGTCCGCAGTCTTTCAGAGAGTACCTCAATTTATTTGTTCATATGACTAAATGGAAACTGAGGGGAGAAACATTGTTTGGTTGGAGGGATCATAACAAACCAAACATGACACAGGGCTGAAAAgtagaacaataaaataactttttattattgttattattattatgtgaaTGCTAAGTCATGCTTTTTATAACTGTTTATACATCcaaacatttgaaacatttctttgtagaaatatactgagaaaaaaaccccattgttctttttaaaagctaCTGCACCTTTCTTGCtctatttttcttcttatgtTGCATTTAGtgtttagctcctgttttgctgttttatcttttagctaaggttttgctaattttagccacTGGCTACTGTTTTGCATTGAGATACAGTTATGCAGATTTTAGCTTtgattttgctaaatttaatttttaacttaactcttgttttgcttattttttgctttgtagCAAtgattttactaattttagcttttacctaaggttctgctaattttagcactGAGAAACagctttgcttattttagcttttagcttttgttttgttctttttagtcctgttttgttcatttttactttgcagctatggttctgctcattttaacttctgtgttgcgtgttttaattttaaccagTCACTTCCATCTTctacagcaaaaccaaacaaagtcATTCACCTTTCAGCATTCTCACTACATTTCCACAGAGAATGCAAATATTTCTAGTTATGTATTATGATTAATATTATTGAATcaaagcagataaaataaaacctcatgTGCTGTGTTTTCCCCTCCAGATTCAGATATATATGAGCTTCAGTATGTCTTTCTgaactgataaaaaaacacattttaacattttatcagtGATAATAAATCACATGACTCAGGCGCATCTAGATCTTTCTACAGCGGGGTTTAGTTCATAAACCTTCCCCTCTCCTCCACGTGACCAGGAGAcggtatttaaattaaaaaaaaaacgctgtgTCATTTGGAGTCGgataattaaagaaataaaaaaacaataatgattattcttttttttaaaaaaggactgaGCGGAGATTCCCACAGGTCACGTGACCCGGCCGGCTGGTGACGTCAGCGGCCCCCCTCTCAGTTCGGTTCagatccaggaggaggaggaggcggacgGAACTCATTTCTGCGGCCGCTCACAAACAAACTGCCTGAAAGGTAagggtgttgttgttttgtcgaGGACGTAATTCacctgtttggtttatttatttattgttttttttttaatatggcaGCGATAAGCTCCCCCCGCCCCCCTTGTTGAAAGCCGTTATCTTGTTAACGGTCACCGGGACAGAAAGATGAAAatccaaattttagcccaaaatAGAAATGTTAGCCTCCAGACAAACGTCGGGATTAATGATGGCGGTCGGGCTTTAACAGGGGAGCTGACAGGACACCAGGGTAAGGGTGATGGGGGCGCCACAGCGTCTCACTGACTctgctaaaacaaaataaatacaaatatttaaagaaaaaaaaataggatcCAACATGGCGAGCTGTGTTGTGATGGGGGGCTCGGTCCAGTTCTGACACATCCTGCTATAATGCCCCCCTTCCTGTTAATGGCGAAGACAGGCTAACAGATGATGTGAGTGTCGCATTTATTTAAGGCCTGCAGACAGAGCCTCTGCAGCATGGTCAATAGTCCTGGGTCCAcgtttctgttttggtttgcaGCAGACTTCATGTTTCATTCATTCCTGTTATCAGCCTCCACCAATATGTGTTGCATTGCACCTGACTTCACAGGATGAAGTTCAGATTCCAGTTTGATTAACTGGGAGGCAGTCATGTTCAAGAAGGGattcaattattttaattattttaatgggATGTTTGTGTTGGAACACTGTTATGTACATTCAGGCTCATCAGGCAACACATAAATGATGACGACAAcaatttttatcattatttgttGTAGGAATATGAGCTTTTGTCATGACTCCCCacatggttttatatttttgtcgcTGATTAAGtctctttatttacttttttggttGTTTCGAGCCAATCATTTTGGCCATAGAGggatttttatctgtaaatatttatataatgtactctaaagtttgatatttttgttaattttatatGTGTATTAATTGTTTGCAGAAAGAACCGAGTATTTCCTAAAGTAGAATTAACCATTAACAACAATTCTTCTTAAGCTGGAGCTGCAAATGCTTTTTACATGtacacatttatatatatatatatatatatttatgtacaaTTAGACAGCATTGATGGCATCAAGTGAGTCATTTTGAAAGCCTTTAGCTCCAATTCAAATACCATGAAACAAGTCTGCTTGTTACAAATTGTCTTTTACTtggtaaaaatcataaaactgtcCCCCAACATCGTGACATCAACACTGTTTACTGTCACACATTCGTTTCAGTCTTTAATTCCCTTCTCTTTGGACAAATACGCCACACGTTTCAAAGTTTACACCGCCTCATGTGACCAAAACACACCTTTTTCTTCTCCTAATACATCATTTGAAGGGTGTGTTTTTAGTAAGCCCGACAAGTTTGATCGGTTTCTTCCAATATCATCTGGCTGCTTTCTGTGAATTGAAACTAAAAGGGTTCTGATCACCTGATATCATGTGAAGGAATCATGTTTACTCTGCTtactgtgcatgtttgtttttttttaagttagtaGCTCAGTTACTAAATTAGTTGAAATGGATTTATACAGCTGCAGTATTTATTgggtgaatgtttttttttgatttagCTAGTTACACCGAGTCAACTCTGGCACCTTCACCACCTGATAAagaagtttattaaaaagagCAACATAGTTAGGCGTTTGCTTACACTGGAGTCaataataaaactctttttACAACAGGTTATTCTCAGGCTTTAATAAGTTAATGCCCAGTATTTGACTCGGACCGTACCTTTTACGTATTACTACTTTTAAGGAATTGATAAATCAAGCAATTGTGATCTAAGATgaaagttttctaaaaaaacaaaaaaagtggggTTTCATTGTGGCAGATTGCTGTCATTCACTAACTTCCTGAAACCATCTGATGAAAGGCCTAAAAGTTTGCAGGTTTGAAActgtcagagctgctgctgtcccGATGACTGTCCTTCCCCTCAGACTCGTACAACCGCCGTCTGATAAGGTGGAGGCACAGCCGCGGAGACGCTTATCTGCCAGTTAGTCCAGATAATTGTCTTTAAACTGGGACGGCGTGATATGAGTGCATGCTGTTTATGGAGCTAAAACAGTCTCCtaattcacaaatgcacaggaCGAGATTCCACACGACTGACatcaaaaactaaagaagaataagaagaaGTAGCAAAAGTAAATTAGCTATTAGAGAATTGTTTCAAAGATCATCTGGGGATATAGTTTTTAGtagcatttttagttttttaagagGAACGGGTATTTTGGGAAGAATATAGTAAGTAGTATATCTGAACCATATTCCAATCTggaaggtggcggtaatgcacctgAGGTTGTTTGCCAGCTGCcattaaaaagcagaagaagaagaagaagaagaagaagaagtagtCAAACCGCGCTATTTGCTTGGGAATTTCAGTTAGATGGTGGCGAAGTCCAAGTAACTGAATTTCCCAAGCAAGTAGCATGGTTTGactagtttttcttcttcttctttcgtTTGTAACGGCAGGCGCGGTTTGACTAGCTTACTGTGATTGGCTGCTGATCATTCcctgttaaaaagaaagacatttgTGGACTGAGACATCAGGGGAGTCTCAAAATTCACACACAAGCAGATTGTAAATCaagttatatttgtgtttgcatcaaaaATAGAAGTGTGACTCTCGtcctgtgcatttgtgaattaTGTTGTTTTAGGAGTCTGTTTCAGAAACACCTTGTGTGTGAGAAACAAgcacatgcttttatttttatttatttttttaccccacAGGTTACAAATCCAGTTAGTCAGTCATCAGGTGACAGTGAAGCGGCGTTTTACTCCAACTGAGACGATGAACACGTGGCGTAAACTTCTGCTCGCTCCGGCTTCGCCTGCTCTGTTTCTGTGCTCCCTGCTATCGCTCGGGCGTGCAGGCGGCAATGCTTGTTCGTGGGCTTATCGCCGTATTGTCCCAACCTAATTGTGTTAACGCGGCTCTCCTGACTGGACCGCTGAATTCCTCCCTTTAACCCTAATTCCCTCAGTGAGCGCCATCGGCGGAGGTCGTGGACAGCGGCGCTGTTTTTACCCACAGCATCGCGGCGTCTCGCCTAAGAGGATTTGCAGCCTCACCTAACGCTTGTAAAGCCGTACAAGGCCCGTCTTAAGCTGAATactaaagggggaaaaaacaagctATATTGACTGTATTCACTTTAACATTTCAGACATGGAAGTGAAACCAGTGTTGTTTTAACACTTGGTGGTagttaaaaaagtcaaactttcaATGTCCTCAACTGGGTCATCTTAGTGTCATCTTAGTGCGGGTTTCTTTTGTAACCCtggttatttttattccatcaggtgctttttttttgtaatgacatgtgaaaattaaaaaaaatcagttgtgaAATCACCAGAGGAAGGGAGGCCACCTACACAGCTGTTGTGGCTTTGGGAGATATTAGTGCTCCGCTCCCtggagtgtatgtgtgtgttactTTGAATTACGCTAAATAATCCATTATTGATACAAAAATCCACAGACAGAGCTGCACTGATGAATTCGgctctaaaataataataataaaaaaacacaaagcaaagtgtctttttgtaaaacttgacCACAAGATTTGTCTTTCATGgctcctaaaacaaacaaacagaaacaagcagtGTGTACTCTGACAGCAGTTATTAGAGCAGGTTTCTAGTTTTACCAGGAAAATACAATGAAGCTTAAagttataatataatataactTCTCTTTCATTCCAAACAACCTCAAATCGCTGATTTAGGTTTAATTTTTCTTGTCAGTGTGCTTTTCTGGTAATGAATTGAGCTTAAAGTGTTGGTCAAGGGAGATAAAAGGCATTTAAATACTTTACCTTGTGCTTTATTAAGTTggcactgttttttaaaaaatattattttatatcgAGTGTAAAACACGCTCgccggccactttattaggtgcACTTGTTCAATTGCTCGTTACAATAAATAGCTAATCGGTGAGCCACACGGCAGCAGCTCAGCTCATTTAGACGTGGCGAAGCATCAGAGGGACTTTGAACATgattgttggtgccagacgggcCAGAACCTGCTGACCTGCTGGGATTTCTTTTACACACGACCATCTCTGGGGTTTAAGGAGAGTGACCTAATAAAAGAGAAACTATCCAGTGATGGACAATTGTGTGAGAAAGGGCAGACTGGCCGGAGAGGCAGCGGCTCAAATAACCAGTCAGAACAACCGGACACCTCTCTGAACCTCGAAGCAGATGgaagagcagcagaagaccacaccagaTGTGGTGGAACAGCTGTAAATCTGCATCAACTGCGTCATGCTGTCATATCAGTATGGACCAACCCAGTACTAGCCAGGTGAACCTAATAAAGTGTCCGGTGAGTGTATAAAAACAccggatgtgtgtgtgtgtgtgaggcgcTTTGAAGAACCTGGAGACGAGCACTGTAGAAGCGTGGATCGTTTATCATTTGATTCACAGCTGATTCGATTAAATGAACTGTGATATAATGAAAACCCAAGATGCCTTTTATCAGATATCCAGGGTcaaaatcatttattatttagcaCAAATCCTGTTAATTATCCTTTCATGAAAGTGGCCACAAAAGAGGCGgtaacaaacaaatgaaaaacaaaacccgaGTCGTAAAAGTGCCCACAGACGAGTAACGGAAGTCGTCGAAAGTATGCGAATTGATATAAATGTGATATATTTAGTTGTGCCTTAAGTTAAAGACTTTGAACACAGTTTATTTTACCTTCTGTGTGGTTTGTGCTCTCAGTTCTGTTGAGGAAGATGATTTCTTGAGCTGCGTGAACATTGCTCAGGGTGGATATCGTGTCGCATATTTACTCAGAAGCTCTTGGGTCGATGTTGACACAGGTTTTTCTGATCAGCTGACTGATATGCTCTATTGTGGGCCATTATAAGCAAATACACCGTGGCTGTGTTACACAGCTGTGACAGATTTCTGTTCTGTCAGCCAGTGTTCAATACAGATGGAACCCTTGACCCACAGAAAAAAGGGGCTGATGTGAAGACAcgataaaataaatcagtgtgtGTAATACGTTGCCTGCCTCACACGATGATTGTTGTctgtggtggggggtggggggatttGGCTCCTAAGATAATGACTGTAATCTGGAATGATCTTAATGGGTAATGTCAGCGCGAAGCACCGCCAACATGTTGCAGCGTCCCGGTGTTACGGACAGGGATCATCAGGAGTCCAAATGCATCCGAGAGAGCAAAACTGAGCGACGTTGCGTAACACTTACTGTTAATTCAACGTGGCCTGGAAAAAGACAGTCAGTCAGCGTGACTTTCAGTTTTCTGACCCGCTGCCGCTGAATGAACATTTCTGCCCTTTTTGCTAAGGTTGgcgaaaaaaaataaaacaaccccACAGGTCGAGTGCAGCGAGTGTGTTTAAATCCCTTTCCACACACGGCCGCGGTGCCCGTATTGTATTGTAAAGCCGGCGCTCTCCCCACgtctggcctttttttttcagctttttcgaAGTCTGCAACTGGCTCAGTGGCTTTTGGCTCTCCCCCCTCCTGCCCAGCAGAAGTTTTCTGCTGGGAGCCGTTGCCCTCTTTGTGAAACCTGCGAAACACATTCAGAGACACCCATTCAGATGTTGTCCTCTGTAGGAGACGTCTTTTTTATGTGCACGAAGCTGcctctttatttttactgatgGCACAGAAGCTTGTTCAAGTAGCCTGAttgggtgggggtggaggggcaGTGTCTTTACATCATGTGCCAGCAAATTATGTCTTGctgagaaaaataagaaaaactctTTATTTGATCCatgatgaaaatgtgttttaaactatTAGTACGATTTCCTCCAACAGGCCACTCATTCAGCAGGGAAACTATTTAACATTGAcataacttttagttttaattttaggttGGAGGTGTTGAACTGTTTGAACATATTTGCTTATTTCTGCAGTTTGGACTGTAATCTGTTCACAGGATGACATTAATAATCCGTTAACCATTCAATccttctgaaaatgttcaggtttaTATTGTGCAACAATTTTAGTTAAGAtcctttcttcctgtttaatgtatgtttgtgttgagTGCATATTTTTTTGTAAGTGGTTATTGtccaactctgttttttttttttttatagattattGCAGTTGTAAGCATTTGTCCACACCATGTCCCAGGACAAAAGTGGATACCCTATTATGGGTGAGAGTAACCCACTCCATAATGACGTCTACGGACCCCCTCAGCCAGGTTTCGGCATGCCACCTCCCAACTACAGCCAAGGCCCGGGAGGACCGTACCCACCAGCGGGTGGTTATGGGCAGCCTGGCTTCCCTCCGGCAGGTCCAGGTTTTGCCCCTGGTCCCTACCCTCAGATGCCCTACCCACAAGGACCCTATCCACAGGGACCCTACCCACAAGGACCCTACCCTCAGGGCCCTTATCAGCAAGGTCCTGGACAGCCAGGCTTTCCTGGTGACCCTATGGGTGAGTATTCAACGCTAGAGCCGAGGCATCAGTGATCTTTTCCTTTAATGGCAACTCTGTTTTAGTCATTATACACCAACGTTCTGTTTGAGCAGAACCCAACAGGATGAGCACAAACGCagtaaactgaataaaagcaCAGCAGTTAAAATTGATttctttaacctttattttgcCAGGTTGGTCGATTGAGAACTCGTTCTCATTTACAACGATGACCTGGCCAACTGGCAGTAGGAGTGGGCTcgatttataaaacaacaacaatcacaATACAACAGTCATACTcctataataataaaaaaccaacACATGGGGATTACACTCATGCaagttaatgaaaacaaaaaacacaaaatttacaTTACATACAACTAGCAGATTAAAAGCAGGTACACGGATCAGAAACTAATGATCGTGAGGAGGTACTGAAGGTGGATAATGAGACAGAGCTTTAGATTCTTTCGGATCTTATTCTAGTTGTTTGGGGCGGCAAACTGCAATAAGAAACGACCAAAGGAGCTGTGGGCTTTTGGGATGATCGTGGTGATGAAGTTAATGTTGGAGATATTGATTTGTGAATGAAGAAACAGGGAAGTTTTGCcaataaaagttttgttaatAAACTGGTACCAGTGCAACAACCTACAAGATGGTTGTTTAACTTATGAAGATTACAGTGGTGAGTGTTGAAGATGGCACCTGTGACAAAGCAGATGGTAGCTTGTTTTTGAGGATGCATGTCTGCACAAGAAGGAGATAAATGAACTTTTGTTTGACCAAGCAGCCTCCACAGTAGAGATAAGCCTGCTTATGTGCCTTTGTTCTGAGACAAGGTCACGTAAGAAAGTCTGTTTGTTAATAAACATTTCTAGATGATGAGGGGTGGATATTTCACATTTGCACCACTGCGAACACAAGCAGTACTGCAGTGGTCACTGAGGCTTTGGCAGCAAACAGCTGATGTCTTTTGTTGGTCTGTTGGTGAGAATGACATCAAATTAGTGTCAAAAGACTTGGTGGGCGGACCAGTTCAGGTCACCTCATAACAAGTGTTTAGAGTCTGTGTAAGGAACAGTGAGTTAAACTGAGAGTAAATAAGGACCAGGCAGGGGCAGATGGTGGCCCGTAACAGCCAGCAGCAGTCAGAGTCCAAAACATTTACGACTGCGGAGGCACTCCTACGTCAGGAGGTAATGGAGTAAAACCAGAAGGAGCAGTCTGGACCTGGATTGTGTTGATTGTTCCtgaaaagcagcaacaacaagataactaaaatgttcaaaaattcagtttttctttacgTTTGTGATGATGGATTTGTCCTCGTATGACAGACATGAAATGGATCGTCACAAAAAGGGGGAACGGTGTTATTACTCGCTGTGTTCGTGTTCTCCAGAGAGAAACCACCAGGGAGTCCTGGGTCCCGTGGAGAGCTctgatgtctctgtgtgttcagTTCTGGTCCTGTAGGGCCGCTGTCCTCCATGTTTCTCTAattcacctgatttgaatgaacctGAAGATCCGCTAAAGGGGTGAGTCAGCCGtcgaatcaggtgtgctggagcagggtggtgccccccccccccccgagggGGGCCCGATTGGACACCACGATCCAACCTAGTCCAGTCCGTGCCGAGAGGATTCCGGGCCGGGCTCATGGAAGCGAACCGAATCCAGTCCGGGTCTTCCGCCCCGCCGCCTCCCTAGAATCAGCTGAACCGGTGACGATGCAAATCGTCCCTGAAAGACAGGAAGCCCGTGGtgccagaaacaaacaacccccccccaaaaaaaccagGCCAGCGCAGAACAAGAAGAGTCCCGACCGCAGCAGCAGAGCCCCGTCACATGATGGAGTATAAGAAGCTCGTCGACGACCAGCCGCCGCGGAGGGACGATCCTTTCGGCTCcgacaggcaggcaggcgggGTCCAGTGGAGCCACGGCGGGTCCGGGTCTGCGGGACACGGCTCGGACTTCGGATGGGCCAACCAGCGTAAGTGACGGCATGGATCCGAGGACTTCACACTGAGGCTGAGCTCCACACATGATGGTACCAATCAGAGATCCCACAGGCGCAGGGACCTGCTGCCATCTTGGATTTTTATTTGGGCTATTTTTAGAAAGTCCTGCAACAAATTAGAAATGTTGACAACATGAATTATGAAAGAGGTTAGACACTCACAAGTGTGTGAAAGTTGTTTCCTAaagtcctcttttttttttgcttgtggtTCTGGAGATGTTACTGTGTtcttgatttattgtttttttatgacttttgttGATCTGGGTGTACCTTTGTTCTATGTGGGTCATGAACACTGACAGGTAAATAGTACGCATTCACCTACATATGTTTCCACTTattcataaatatgtttttcacTCTAAAGTTTCCACTTTagataaaagaataaacatttctttgggGCTTATATGGCAAAAATGCTAATATTTCCCCTTCAGCCCTCAGCAgacttattttttcttattttgatgAACTGGTAATCAATCATAGGATCAGCACTGCAGTTTGGATTAAAAACACACCAGAAGCTCATTCGTACGTTTTGCCAGCCGCCTTGTGAAACCCTGAACTTTTATCCTGTTATTCAGCAGCATCTGCAGGGAGCcctggttaccacggtgacggGCCTCCATCCTACTATGACAACGAAGACTTCACCAGCTCTGGCTTCGAGGACAAGAACATCCGACAAGCCTTCATCAGAAAAGTAAGTGAAATTACAAAAAGGCTTCTTGTCCAAGAGCTAAAAACTGGTTCTGCAGCTCTAAAAAATGTCTCCACTCCTTTTTACCCCGGCAGGTTTTCTCAGTTCTCACAGCGCAGCTGCTGGTCACTTTCTCCTTCGTTGCCGTCTTCACCTTTGTTGCCGATGCCAAGTACTTTGTGCGCCGTAACCCCTGGACGTACTACGTGTCCTACGCAGTGTTCTTCGTGTCTCTGATCGTCCTCAGCTGCTGCGGGGACTTCCGTCGTAAGCACCCATGGAATTTGGTTGCTCTGGTAAGAACACGcctgaataattaaaaaagataaaccgGTTCAAGTCTACTTAATTCATcatacaaagataaaaaattagACAGAAGCATGGACTGTTAGAGATAGATGTGTGATATGTAGGGCAGTGAAAAGCAGTGTGAGACATGAACCTGATCAGAGAGAgtgttgttcatttttgtttttattttttcttgtagtCCATCTTGACGCTGAGCCTCTCCTACATGGTGGGAATGATCGCCAGCTTCTACGACACCGAGACGGTCATCATAGCTGTAGGCATCACCGCAGTCGTCTGCTTCACCGTCGTCCTCTTCTCTCTGCAGGTCAGGACGGGCGTCCACAAACGTCCCTCTGCGTCTCAAATGTTCGAATTGAAGCCGTTGTCTCACGCTACATCGtccttccaaaataaaagatgcatttttcttctttacagaGCAAGTACGACTTCACTTCCTGTCGGGGCGTTCTGTTCGTGTGCTTGAtcgttctgctgctgttctcgATCCTCTGCATCTTCATCCGCAACAAGATCCTGCACATCTTTTACGCCTCGATGGGAGCGCTGCTCTTCACCTGCGTAAGTTTAGTACACCCGTGTGTTGGATTGGGACAAAATGATAACTTTTCTACTTTAACATCTCTggagtttgttcatttttctttatgcaggtaaattaatgaaaaaaagtggAGATTAGTTTGTAATAATTGTTGGCATTTTTAGTTCCTTTATGGAGGGTTAGACTAAGTAGTTTTCTTCAGTTGATGTAACTTTATCTTCACTTGCACGTCTGTCTGATGTGCTCCGTTACACACAGTTCAACAGAAGAcaagataaaaacatgattgttgttttttaaataaatctcctAAACTGCTTTTAAGATAATTATTTAAACACATgctttaaatatctttaaagcAATACAATCTGGCAAGTATTTGCATTCACTGATGCAGTGTTTTACTCAACCTCCGACAGAAAACTTTTTTGGTTgctatttctgttcatttctaaCTTTTACAGTGAAAATAAACGCAAATGTTTTATGCTGCACAGTTTTTTCTAGATGccataaaatcctaaaaaaaactttagacaAACTTAGGACGTGATTTACGTGTTCTTTCATCTCAGATCCTTAAAAGTGTGAAGCTTTGGAAACGACTGattcttccttttccttctcttcttGTGTGCAGTTTTTGGCTGTCGACACCCAGCTCCTTCTGGGCAACAAGAAGCTGGCCCTGAGTCCGGA
The DNA window shown above is from Kryptolebias marmoratus isolate JLee-2015 linkage group LG5, ASM164957v2, whole genome shotgun sequence and carries:
- the grinaa gene encoding glutamate receptor, ionotropic, N-methyl D-aspartate-associated protein 1a (glutamate binding) isoform X1 → MSQDKSGYPIMGESNPLHNDVYGPPQPGFGMPPPNYSQGPGGPYPPAGGYGQPGFPPAGPGFAPGPYPQMPYPQGPYPQGPYPQGPYPQGPYQQGPGQPGFPGDPMAASAGSPGYHGDGPPSYYDNEDFTSSGFEDKNIRQAFIRKVFSVLTAQLLVTFSFVAVFTFVADAKYFVRRNPWTYYVSYAVFFVSLIVLSCCGDFRRKHPWNLVALSILTLSLSYMVGMIASFYDTETVIIAVGITAVVCFTVVLFSLQSKYDFTSCRGVLFVCLIVLLLFSILCIFIRNKILHIFYASMGALLFTCFLAVDTQLLLGNKKLALSPEEYIFAALNLYTDIINIFLYILSIVGRSRE
- the grinaa gene encoding glutamate receptor, ionotropic, N-methyl D-aspartate-associated protein 1a (glutamate binding) isoform X2, yielding MSQDKSGYPIMGESNPLHNDVYGPPQPGFGMPPPNYSQGPGGPYPPAGGYGQPGFPPAGPGFAPGPYPQMPYPQGPYPQGPYPQGPYPQGPYQQGPGQPGFPGDPMASAGSPGYHGDGPPSYYDNEDFTSSGFEDKNIRQAFIRKVFSVLTAQLLVTFSFVAVFTFVADAKYFVRRNPWTYYVSYAVFFVSLIVLSCCGDFRRKHPWNLVALSILTLSLSYMVGMIASFYDTETVIIAVGITAVVCFTVVLFSLQSKYDFTSCRGVLFVCLIVLLLFSILCIFIRNKILHIFYASMGALLFTCFLAVDTQLLLGNKKLALSPEEYIFAALNLYTDIINIFLYILSIVGRSRE
- the grinaa gene encoding glutamate receptor, ionotropic, N-methyl D-aspartate-associated protein 1a (glutamate binding) isoform X3, which gives rise to MMEYKKLVDDQPPRRDDPFGSDRQAGGVQWSHGGSGSAGHGSDFGWANQPASAGSPGYHGDGPPSYYDNEDFTSSGFEDKNIRQAFIRKVFSVLTAQLLVTFSFVAVFTFVADAKYFVRRNPWTYYVSYAVFFVSLIVLSCCGDFRRKHPWNLVALSILTLSLSYMVGMIASFYDTETVIIAVGITAVVCFTVVLFSLQSKYDFTSCRGVLFVCLIVLLLFSILCIFIRNKILHIFYASMGALLFTCFLAVDTQLLLGNKKLALSPEEYIFAALNLYTDIINIFLYILSIVGRSRE
- the grinaa gene encoding glutamate receptor, ionotropic, N-methyl D-aspartate-associated protein 1a (glutamate binding) isoform X4 — protein: MMEYKKLVDDQPPRRDDPFGSDRQAGGVQWSHGGSGSAGHGSDFGWANQPSAGSPGYHGDGPPSYYDNEDFTSSGFEDKNIRQAFIRKVFSVLTAQLLVTFSFVAVFTFVADAKYFVRRNPWTYYVSYAVFFVSLIVLSCCGDFRRKHPWNLVALSILTLSLSYMVGMIASFYDTETVIIAVGITAVVCFTVVLFSLQSKYDFTSCRGVLFVCLIVLLLFSILCIFIRNKILHIFYASMGALLFTCFLAVDTQLLLGNKKLALSPEEYIFAALNLYTDIINIFLYILSIVGRSRE